A window of the Limanda limanda chromosome 8, fLimLim1.1, whole genome shotgun sequence genome harbors these coding sequences:
- the ptpn5 gene encoding tyrosine-protein phosphatase non-receptor type 5 — translation MTRRLSSSTRSHTEDSIFLRPDEDPVWLDEPTKTEKIGDGAPKRDRLPGRRDGPAGGQSPQGQEVFMHKVYALLIEIHCWAALFVVSQVTGYWVFFVVEGNGPLSSIYKALQVIDFYLGFILPCNPIFGMDSTVLVSEVVNTQEHNWIIQGTTTIGVAICVIMVIHMVCKWRHGTGLWSSGPVSRDIGDRRQSVSRQPSFTLSEWTDAQEDLLDLDLTPQTPVFEIGTDTRMEGDATTLCVTPVGLQERRGSNVSLTLDMCTPGCTEPYGYGAQLSPRDQTAKEYLRQGTHSLTPAMLHTRAMDDENLQAEFYETPMNFVDPKEYNYPGLVRKNRYKTILPNTHSRVKLNSLDEEDFLTTYINANYLNGYGGEERAYIATQGPTVNTVGDFWRMVWQERTPIIVMITNLEEKNEKCAEYWPEDTVSHEGIEITVVTVTQEDDYSLRVFTLKCDGEERSLQQYWYTSWPDQKTPDKAPPLLELVQEVERAREEAPPSSGPIIVHCSAGIGRTGCFIATSILCKQLRTEGVVDILKTTCQLRLDRGGMIQTCEQYQFVHHVLSLYEKQLPHAAEE, via the exons ATGACCCGCCGGCTGAGCAGCTCCACCCGGTCCCACACGGAGGACTCCATCTTCCTGAGGCCCGACGAGGACCCGGTATGGCTGGATGAGCCCACCAAGACTGAGAAAATAGGCGACGGCGCTCCAAAAAGAGACAGGCTCCCAGGGCGCCGAGATGGACCTGCGGGGGGGCAAAGCCCACAGGGACAGGAGGTGTTCATGCACAAGGTGTACGCACTCTTGATCGAGATCCACTGCTGGGCTGCACTGTTTGTGGTCTCCCAAGTCACG GGGTACTGGGTGTTTTTTGTGGTGGAGGGAAACGGGCCGCTCTCCTCCATCTACAAAGCCCTGCAGGTCATTGACTTCTACCTTGGCTTCATCTTGCCCTGTAACCCGATCTTTGGGATGGAT TCCACGGTGCTGGTGAGTGAGGTGGTGAACACCCAGGAGCACAATTGGATCATCCAGGGCACTACCACCATCGGTGTGGCCATCTGTGTTATCATG gtCATCCACATGGTGTGTAAGTGGCGTCATGGCACCGGCTTGTGGTCATCGGGTCCGGTATCCAGGGACATTGGTGATCGGCGCCAGTCGGTGAGCCGCCAGCCCTCCTTCACCCTGTCTGAGTGGACGGACGCTCAGGAGGATCTGCTGGATCTCGACCTTACCCCTCAGACTCCGGTCTTTGAAATTGGCACTGACACCAGGATGGAGGGGGATGCCACCACCCTCTGTGTCACACCTGTCGGGCTTCAAGAGAG GAGGGGCTCCAACGTCTCACTGACCTTGGACATGTGTACGCCGGGCTGCACCGAGCCCTACGGCTACGGAGCCCAGCTGTCCCCTCGAGACCAGACGGCCAAGGAGTATCTGCGACAGGGAACGCACAGCCTGACCCCCGCCATGCTACACACACGGGCCATGGATGACGAGAACCTGCAGGCCGAGTTTTAT GAAACTCCCATGAACTTTGTGGACCCAAAGGAGTACAACTACCCAGGGCTGGTGAGAAAGAATCGCTACAAAACCATCTTACCCA ATACCCACAGCAGAGTGAAACTGAATTCACTGGATGAAGAGGATTTCCTCACAACCTACATAAATGCTAATTATCTCAAC ggataTGGGGGTGAGGAGCGTGCATACATCGCCACCCAGGGTCCCACCGTGAACACAGTCGGGGATTTCTGGCGGATGGTTTGGCAAGAGAGAACCCCGATCATAGTGATGATCACcaacctggaggagaagaatgag AAATGTGCGGAGTACTGGCCCGAGGACACCGTGAGCCATGAGGGCATCGAGATCACTGTCGTCACGGTAACCCAGGAGGATGACTACAGTCTGAGGGTGTTCACGCTGAAG TGTGACGGGGAGGAGCGCAGCCTGCAGCAGTACTGGTACACGTCGTGGCCGGATCAGAAGACCCCGGACAAGGCCCCCCCGCTGCTGGAGCTGGTACAAGAGGTGGAAAGGGCCAGAGAGGAAGCCCCGCCCTCCAGCGGCCCTATAATTGTCCACTGCAG TGCTGGAATTGGTCGAACTGGCTGCTTCATCGCCACCTCCATCCTGTGCAAGCAGCTGAGGACCGAGGGTGTGGTCGACATCCTGAAAACCACCTGCCAGCTCCGTCTGGACAG GGGTGGGATGATCCAGACGTGTGAGCAGTACCAGTTCGTGCATCATGTCCTCAGCCTGTACGAGAAGCAGCTTCCTCACGCTGCTGAGGAGTAG